One segment of Macrotis lagotis isolate mMagLag1 chromosome 1, bilby.v1.9.chrom.fasta, whole genome shotgun sequence DNA contains the following:
- the GDF5 gene encoding growth/differentiation factor 5, translating to MRLPGLLAFLLWHLTWLDLDLISTVLSAPELAQRTSGSRPGLAKAEAKERAPPARGSFRPGGHGFHGAATNARAKGSASQAGGLLPKKEQPKKMPSRSGGPEPKPEFPQARQAGARTVTPKGQHPGAKVPPKGGPSSSTFLLKKAKEPGPPSEPKEPFRQPPVTPHEYMLSLYRTLSDADRKGVNGSVKQEAGLANTITSFIDKGQDDRGPVVRKQRYVFDISALEKDGLLGAELRILRKKPTDGSKTAIPGRPAQLKLSSCPSGRQPGILLDVRSVPGLDGPRWEVFDIWKLFRNFKNSAQLCLELEAWDRGRVMDLRGVGFDRAARQVHEKALFLVFGRTKKRDLFFNEIKARSGQDDKTVYEYLFSQRRKRRAPLTTRQGKRPSKNPKARCSRKALHVNFKDMGWDDWIIAPLEYEAFHCEGLCEFPLRSHLEPTNHAVIQTLMNSMDPESTPPTCCVPTRLSPISILFIDSANNVVYKQYEDMVVESCGCR from the exons ATGAGACTCCCAGGACTCCTCGCTTTCTTGCTCTGGCACCTGACTTGGTTGGACCTAGATCTTATCAGCACTGTTCTGAGTGCCCCAGAACTGGCACAGAGAACCTCAGGGTCCAGACCGGGACTGGCCAAGGCAGAGGCCAAGGAGCGTGCCCCACCGGCCAGAGGCAGCTTCAGGCCGGGGGGACATGGCTTCCATGGGGCAGCCACTAATGCCAGGGCAAAGGGCAGCGCCAGCCAAGCTGGAGGCCTACTACCCAAGAAGGAGCAGCCCAAAAAGATGCCCTCGAGATCCGGAGGTCCTGAGCCCAAGCCAGAATTCCCCCAGGCGAGGCAGGCGGGAGCTCGGACTGTGACCCCCAAAGGGCAGCACCCTGGTGCCAAGGTTCCTCCAAAGGGTGGCCCCAGTTCCAGTACCTTCCTACTGAAAAAGGCCAAGGAGCCAGGGCCCCCAAGCGAACCCAAGGAACCATTCCGACAGCCCCCTGTCACACCCCATGAGTACATGCTCTCTCTGTACAGGACGCTATCGGATGCTGATAGGAAGGGAGTCAATGGCAGCGTGAAGCAGGAAGCTGGGCTGGCCAACACCATCACCAGCTTCATAGACAAAGGGCAAG aTGACAGAGGTCCAGTGGTCAGGAAGCAAAGGTATGTGTTTGACATCAGCGCTCTGGAAAAAGATGGGCTGTTGGGAGCTGAGTTACGGATCCTTCGGAAAAAGCCCACAGATGGGTCAAAGACTGCTATCCCTGGGCGGCCAGCCCAGCTGAAGTTGTCTAGCTGCCCTAGTGGCCGGCAACCGGGCATCTTGCTCGATGTACGTTCTGTGCCAGGTCTGGATGGCCCCCGTTGGGAAGTGTTTGACATCTGGAAGCTCTTCCGAAATTTTAAGAACTCAGCTCAGCTTTGCTTGGAGCTGGAAGCCTGGGATCGAGGACGTGTCATGGACCTACGTGGTGTGGGCTTTGACCGAGCTGCCCGACAGGTCCATGAAAAGGCCTTGTTCCTGGTGTTTGGCCGCACTAAGAAACGAGATCtgttctttaatgaaattaaggCTCGCTCTGGCCAAGATGATAAGACTGTGTATGAGTATCTATTCAGTCAGCGTCGGAAACGGCGGGCCCCACTCACAACACGTCAGGGCAAGAGACCCAGCAAGAATCCCAAGGCCCGTTGCAGTAGAAAGGCACTGCATGTTAACTTCAAGGACATGGGCTGGGATGACTGGATCATTGCACCCTTGGAATATGAGGCCTTCCATTGTGAAGGACTCTGTGAGTTTCCCCTTAGATCTCACCTGGAGCCCACGAACCATGCTGTCATCCAGACTCTCATGAACTCCATGGATCCAGAATCTACTCCCCCTACCTGCTGTGTACCTACCAGATTGAGTCCCATCAGCATCCTTTTCATTGATTCTGCCAACAATGTGGTCTACAAACAGTATGAGGACATGGTTGTTGAGTCCTGTGGCTGCAGGTAG